A region of Reichenbachiella carrageenanivorans DNA encodes the following proteins:
- a CDS encoding TAT-variant-translocated molybdopterin oxidoreductase codes for MKETKKQYWKGLEELTKNPEFEKHADKEFPEYLPISGESEGNGASRRDFLKLMGFGVAAASLAACETPVRKAIPYLNKPVDVDPGVPNYYASSYVNGNDYCSVVVKTREGRPIKIDGNKLSTVSGGGTSSQAQSSVLSLYDKQRLQGPELAGKAVSWEELDKEVAKQLATADKVALVSTSVFSPSTLATIDALKAKYTGLEHIQYDQISFSGALAANEKSFGKRAIPSYDFSKADTIVSFDADFLGNWLNHTLHSKQFADTRRLNDKKKTMSRLYSFESNLSLTGSNADYRNAIKPSEQGAYVANLYNMLAAKAGAATVAAPKIGDTAVLTKAANDLWASKAKSLVVSGSNDENVQMLVNAINDLLGCYGTTIDLASAVNTRKGDDKAMVNFIKDLNGGNIDGVLFFNSNPVYDHALGAQIAAGLKKTKFSLSTSDRKDETTSLVSAIAPDNHFLESWNDFEPVTGKFSFSQPTISNLFNTRQAGQSFLVWSGSSESYFDFVKARWTANATGDKQTFWDQTIQAGLLENSASEETFTFNGDVSAAASSLKSTASGVELVMYEKAAIGNGSQANNPWLQEMPDPITKAVWDNYLTISPKMAQELGLKLGDMTTQLVTLTVGNQTVKVPAMVQPGQANGTVGLAVGYGRTSAGKVADGVGVNAYPLMDYKSGAQSKAVTTGVSVTLSGEEYKIAQTQTHHTYMGRENVIQESILSKYQKDAGAGRHHPMITTYAGKSKPGNISLWSGHEYPNHHWGMTIDLNSCTGCGSCTVSCQAENNVPVVGKEEVLNRREMTWLRIDRYYSSDAKEDLVDMEVPSAENPEVTFQPMMCQQCNNAPCETVCPVAATNHSTEGLNQMAYNRCIGTRYCANNCPYKVRRFNWFKYHDNDQFPENTSMNNDLGKMVLNPDVTVRSRGVMEKCSFCVQRIQYGKLEAKKEGRRPVDGEITSACASACPSEAIVFGDLKDPNSRISKMLKLENGENGPEVKEERAYHVLEELSVKPNVWYFTKIRNKEENEANA; via the coding sequence ATGAAAGAGACCAAAAAGCAATATTGGAAAGGGTTAGAGGAATTGACCAAAAACCCGGAATTCGAAAAGCATGCTGACAAAGAGTTTCCTGAGTATTTGCCTATCAGTGGCGAATCCGAAGGTAATGGCGCCAGCAGAAGGGACTTCTTGAAATTGATGGGATTTGGTGTAGCAGCAGCCTCTTTGGCCGCTTGTGAGACGCCCGTTAGAAAAGCTATTCCTTATTTGAACAAACCTGTGGATGTAGATCCAGGTGTTCCTAATTATTATGCTTCGTCTTATGTCAACGGCAATGACTATTGCAGTGTAGTAGTCAAAACAAGAGAAGGTCGTCCGATCAAAATAGATGGCAACAAGCTGTCTACTGTAAGTGGTGGTGGTACTTCTTCTCAGGCACAGTCTTCTGTTTTGTCTCTGTATGACAAACAAAGATTACAAGGCCCTGAATTGGCTGGTAAAGCTGTCTCTTGGGAAGAACTAGACAAAGAAGTAGCGAAACAGTTGGCTACTGCTGATAAGGTTGCATTGGTTAGTACTTCGGTATTTAGTCCATCTACATTGGCTACCATCGATGCTTTAAAAGCAAAATATACAGGTCTTGAGCATATCCAATATGACCAAATTTCTTTCAGCGGTGCTTTGGCTGCCAATGAAAAGTCTTTCGGAAAAAGAGCTATTCCTTCTTATGACTTTAGCAAAGCAGACACGATTGTGTCATTCGATGCTGACTTCTTAGGCAACTGGTTGAACCATACGCTTCATAGCAAACAGTTTGCAGATACCAGAAGATTGAACGATAAAAAGAAAACCATGTCAAGGTTGTACTCATTTGAGTCTAACCTTTCTTTGACTGGTTCAAATGCAGATTATAGAAATGCAATTAAGCCGTCTGAGCAAGGCGCTTATGTAGCGAACTTATACAACATGCTGGCAGCTAAAGCTGGTGCTGCTACAGTAGCTGCTCCTAAAATTGGAGATACGGCAGTATTGACTAAAGCAGCTAACGACCTTTGGGCAAGCAAGGCGAAGTCATTGGTAGTTTCAGGCTCGAACGACGAGAATGTACAAATGCTTGTGAATGCGATCAACGACCTGTTAGGTTGTTATGGTACTACCATCGATTTAGCATCAGCGGTCAACACTAGAAAAGGTGACGACAAAGCCATGGTTAACTTCATCAAAGATCTCAACGGAGGTAATATTGATGGAGTTTTGTTTTTTAATAGCAACCCTGTTTATGATCACGCTCTTGGCGCTCAGATTGCAGCAGGATTGAAGAAAACAAAATTCTCTCTTTCTACTTCTGATAGAAAAGACGAAACGACTAGTTTAGTCAGTGCCATTGCACCAGACAATCACTTCTTGGAGTCTTGGAATGATTTTGAGCCAGTGACAGGTAAATTTAGCTTCTCACAGCCTACCATTTCAAACCTATTCAATACCCGTCAGGCTGGTCAGTCTTTCTTGGTATGGTCTGGTAGCTCTGAGTCTTATTTTGATTTTGTGAAAGCCAGATGGACAGCAAATGCTACTGGTGACAAGCAAACATTTTGGGATCAAACAATACAAGCAGGTCTTTTAGAAAACTCTGCTTCAGAAGAAACTTTTACATTCAACGGAGATGTATCTGCTGCAGCATCTAGTCTCAAGTCTACTGCCTCAGGTGTAGAGTTGGTGATGTACGAAAAAGCAGCAATAGGCAATGGCTCTCAGGCCAACAACCCTTGGTTGCAAGAAATGCCAGATCCGATCACTAAGGCTGTTTGGGACAACTACCTGACTATTTCGCCTAAGATGGCACAAGAGCTTGGCTTGAAATTGGGAGATATGACTACTCAATTGGTGACCTTGACTGTGGGCAATCAAACAGTGAAAGTGCCAGCAATGGTACAGCCAGGTCAGGCCAACGGAACAGTGGGATTGGCAGTAGGATACGGAAGGACAAGTGCTGGTAAAGTAGCTGATGGTGTGGGCGTGAATGCTTATCCATTGATGGACTACAAATCTGGTGCACAGAGCAAGGCAGTGACTACTGGCGTATCTGTCACACTCAGCGGAGAAGAATACAAAATAGCTCAGACACAGACTCACCATACTTATATGGGTAGAGAAAATGTGATCCAAGAATCTATTTTATCAAAATATCAAAAAGATGCTGGAGCAGGTAGACATCACCCGATGATTACTACCTACGCTGGTAAATCTAAGCCTGGAAACATTTCTCTATGGTCAGGACATGAGTATCCAAATCACCATTGGGGAATGACGATAGACCTGAACTCTTGTACAGGTTGTGGATCGTGTACGGTTTCTTGTCAGGCAGAAAACAATGTACCTGTAGTAGGTAAAGAAGAAGTCCTCAACCGAAGAGAAATGACTTGGTTGAGAATTGATAGATACTACAGCAGTGATGCTAAAGAAGATTTGGTAGACATGGAAGTTCCTTCAGCGGAAAATCCAGAAGTTACTTTCCAGCCTATGATGTGTCAGCAGTGTAACAACGCACCTTGTGAGACAGTATGTCCTGTCGCTGCGACCAACCACTCTACCGAAGGGTTGAACCAAATGGCTTACAACAGATGTATTGGTACAAGATATTGTGCAAACAACTGTCCATATAAAGTAAGAAGATTCAACTGGTTCAAATATCACGACAACGATCAGTTCCCTGAAAACACTTCTATGAACAACGATTTGGGTAAAATGGTATTGAACCCAGATGTTACTGTTCGATCTAGAGGGGTAATGGAAAAATGTTCATTCTGTGTTCAGAGAATCCAGTATGGCAAACTAGAAGCTAAGAAAGAAGGCAGAAGACCCGTAGATGGTGAGATTACTTCGGCTTGTGCTTCGGCTTGTCCATCAGAGGCCATCGTATTTGGTGATTTGAAAGATCCAAACTCAAGAATTTCAAAAATGTTGAAATTAGAGAATGGTGAAAACGGGCCAGAAGTAAAAGAAGAAAGAGCTTACCATGTATTGGAAGAGCTATCGGTGAAGCCTAATGTCTGGTACTTCACTAAGATTAGAAATAAGGAAGAAAACGAAGCGAACGCTTAA
- a CDS encoding c-type cytochrome, with protein MNFNKYINGIVIVAAGFVVASCASRGNDTGVEYAPQMYHSVPYEGLAQIKDKEAGRWLTSQEGGAAEFYTSNPNNPHEMNMREAVPNTVRRGEALPYRIPKDSLELAARTLKNPLDSTAEVVAEGKVLFGRYCLHCHGDQGLGDGTVGKVFKGVTPYNSRAVKDKPEGHIFHVITMGKGRMGSHASQVSVNDRWKIVRFVQTLQNQ; from the coding sequence ATGAATTTTAATAAATATATCAACGGGATCGTCATTGTTGCAGCAGGATTTGTTGTAGCGTCTTGCGCTTCCAGAGGCAATGATACGGGTGTAGAATATGCACCACAAATGTATCACTCAGTACCTTATGAAGGACTTGCTCAAATTAAAGATAAAGAAGCTGGTCGATGGTTGACTTCTCAGGAAGGCGGCGCGGCTGAATTCTACACTTCCAATCCTAACAACCCACATGAAATGAATATGAGGGAAGCAGTACCGAATACTGTACGAAGAGGAGAGGCTTTGCCATACAGAATTCCTAAAGACTCTTTGGAGTTGGCAGCTAGAACCTTGAAAAACCCGCTAGACTCTACCGCAGAAGTAGTAGCAGAAGGTAAAGTCCTTTTTGGTAGATATTGTTTGCACTGTCATGGTGATCAAGGCTTGGGAGATGGTACGGTAGGAAAAGTATTTAAAGGAGTTACTCCTTACAATTCTAGAGCGGTAAAAGACAAGCCAGAAGGCCACATTTTCCACGTAATTACCATGGGTAAAGGAAGAATGGGATCACACGCTTCACAAGTAAGCGTAAATGATCGTTGGAAAATAGTTCGATTTGTTCAAACCCTTCAAAACCAATAA
- the nrfD gene encoding NrfD/PsrC family molybdoenzyme membrane anchor subunit — protein sequence MHAEAVVRKPLVTGGKTVHDVTEDICIRVEQAPAKSWYAAMAVSLALLGYGAYAVFTLVWEGIGSWGLNKTVGWAWDITNFVWWVGIGHAGTLISAILLLFRQRWRMSINRAAEAMTIFAVICALQFPLLHMGRPWIGAIWALPLPNTYGSLWVNFNSPLLWDVFAISTYFSVSLVFWYIGLVPDFATIRDRATGLSKKIYGTLALGWDGAAKTWSRYETVALVLAGLATPLVLSVHTIVSFDFATSVIPGWHTTIFPPYFVAGAIFSGFAMVLTLMIVTRRVYKLEDYITIEHISLMNIIIMVTGSIVGVAYITELFIAWYSGVEGEQYAFFNRALGPYWWAYASMMTCNVISPQLFWFKKIRTSIAATFVISIIVNIGMWFERFVIIVTSLHRDFLPSSWAMFYPTWVDVGVYIFTFGLFFTCFFAFAKFFPVINMAEVKSIIKATGEKKK from the coding sequence ATGCACGCAGAAGCAGTAGTTCGTAAACCTCTCGTCACAGGAGGCAAAACGGTACACGACGTCACTGAGGATATTTGTATTAGAGTAGAGCAAGCACCTGCCAAGTCATGGTATGCGGCTATGGCTGTGTCATTGGCACTCTTGGGCTATGGAGCATACGCAGTCTTTACCCTTGTTTGGGAAGGCATCGGAAGCTGGGGTCTAAACAAAACCGTAGGTTGGGCTTGGGATATTACAAACTTTGTATGGTGGGTAGGTATCGGTCACGCTGGTACTTTGATCTCGGCCATTTTGTTGCTATTTAGACAGCGATGGAGAATGTCGATTAACCGTGCCGCTGAGGCGATGACCATTTTCGCCGTTATCTGTGCTTTGCAGTTTCCACTTCTTCACATGGGACGACCATGGATCGGAGCCATCTGGGCATTGCCACTACCTAACACTTACGGTTCACTTTGGGTAAACTTTAATTCTCCTCTCCTTTGGGACGTTTTTGCGATCTCAACATACTTTTCAGTATCTCTTGTTTTCTGGTACATCGGCCTGGTTCCTGATTTTGCTACGATTAGAGATAGAGCCACTGGATTGAGTAAGAAAATATACGGTACACTTGCCCTTGGATGGGACGGTGCTGCTAAAACTTGGTCTCGATACGAGACTGTAGCCTTGGTGCTAGCTGGTTTGGCTACTCCACTGGTACTTTCAGTACACACTATTGTATCCTTTGACTTTGCTACTTCGGTTATCCCAGGGTGGCATACCACGATCTTCCCACCATACTTTGTGGCTGGTGCGATCTTCTCAGGATTCGCCATGGTATTGACACTGATGATTGTGACCAGAAGAGTTTACAAATTAGAAGACTATATCACTATCGAGCACATCTCGCTGATGAACATCATTATCATGGTGACAGGATCAATCGTAGGTGTGGCTTACATCACTGAGCTTTTCATCGCTTGGTACTCAGGTGTAGAAGGTGAGCAATATGCTTTCTTTAACAGGGCCTTAGGACCTTACTGGTGGGCGTACGCATCGATGATGACTTGTAACGTAATCTCTCCACAGTTATTTTGGTTCAAGAAAATTAGAACAAGTATCGCAGCTACATTTGTAATTTCGATCATTGTGAACATCGGAATGTGGTTTGAGCGATTTGTAATCATTGTGACATCCCTGCATAGAGACTTCTTGCCTTCAAGCTGGGCAATGTTCTATCCTACATGGGTAGATGTAGGAGTGTACATCTTTACGTTTGGCCTGTTCTTCACTTGTTTCTTCGCTTTTGCGAAATTCTTCCCAGTGATTAACATGGCAGAGGTTAAAAGTATAATTAAGGCAACCGGAGAAAAAAAGAAATAA
- a CDS encoding cytochrome c oxidase subunit II: protein MMNIVILLAVVLIVAILVTIFRAHTLVQVVRGKEGDPMGTSNKVNGALFMVFLVLGTVLFFVYSYTEFDRYTVPVASEHGEITFNLFWITTAITTAVFILTNAALFYFAWRYRYKKDQKAHFYPHNTTLELIWTFIPAIVLALLIFSGWKAWVKITEQAPENAEVIEVFGYQYAWAFRYPGPDGKLGPFDYKLIDEDNRLGVDFSNPNAKDDFIPRELHIPVNQPVLLKIRARDVIHSVYMPHFRLQMNAVPGLPTQFWFVPNKTTEEMRAETGNPDFQYELVCNKICGKAHFSMRGVVIVDSEEDYKKWKAEQKSWLSKNPDYLANIGVSSPVQMAAEENVSGEEVNTSL, encoded by the coding sequence ATGATGAATATTGTAATCTTGTTAGCCGTGGTATTGATAGTAGCCATTCTGGTCACTATCTTCAGAGCACATACCTTGGTGCAAGTCGTGAGAGGAAAAGAGGGCGACCCTATGGGTACCAGCAATAAAGTGAATGGTGCTTTATTCATGGTCTTCTTAGTTCTTGGGACTGTATTGTTCTTCGTTTATTCTTACACAGAGTTTGATCGATATACAGTACCAGTAGCCTCAGAGCACGGTGAGATCACCTTCAATTTATTTTGGATTACTACTGCGATCACAACTGCTGTTTTTATTCTTACAAACGCAGCCTTGTTCTATTTCGCATGGAGGTATAGATACAAAAAAGATCAAAAAGCACATTTCTACCCACACAATACGACACTTGAGCTGATATGGACATTCATTCCTGCCATTGTGTTGGCCTTGTTGATTTTTTCTGGATGGAAAGCTTGGGTTAAAATCACAGAGCAAGCACCTGAAAATGCAGAAGTGATAGAAGTTTTTGGTTATCAGTATGCTTGGGCATTTAGATACCCAGGGCCTGACGGAAAACTTGGCCCATTCGATTATAAGCTAATCGATGAAGATAACAGATTGGGCGTTGATTTTTCAAATCCAAATGCTAAGGATGATTTTATTCCTAGAGAATTGCATATCCCAGTCAATCAGCCAGTATTGTTGAAAATCAGAGCTAGAGATGTAATACACAGTGTGTATATGCCTCACTTTAGATTGCAAATGAATGCAGTACCTGGTTTGCCTACTCAGTTTTGGTTTGTACCAAACAAGACCACTGAAGAAATGAGGGCCGAGACTGGTAATCCTGATTTTCAGTACGAGTTGGTGTGTAACAAGATCTGTGGAAAGGCTCACTTCTCTATGAGAGGTGTGGTGATTGTAGATAGCGAAGAAGATTACAAAAAGTGGAAGGCTGAGCAAAAATCATGGTTGTCTAAAAACCCTGATTATTTAGCTAATATTGGCGTAAGTAGCCCAGTACAAATGGCTGCAGAAGAAAATGTAAGTGGTGAGGAAGTGAATACTTCATTATAA
- a CDS encoding DUF3341 domain-containing protein, whose translation MSDGNKNFVLGVFDDEDVLLKAIAQVRQGGVKIHEVFSPFPVHGIDDVLGYKRSRLSIAAFLFGLLGTTLALTMQIGMMTVDWPMIVGGKDFLPFPTFIPVTFELTVLLGAFGMVGTFFVVSDLKPWAKPRIFDLRITDDKHIVAVDLDKNNMSEADIKKALADAGAQEVNNKQFD comes from the coding sequence ATGAGCGACGGTAATAAAAACTTTGTATTAGGCGTATTCGACGATGAGGATGTATTGCTAAAAGCAATCGCTCAGGTTCGTCAAGGCGGTGTGAAGATTCATGAAGTGTTCTCTCCATTTCCAGTGCATGGCATCGACGATGTACTTGGCTATAAGAGATCAAGATTGTCTATCGCTGCATTCTTGTTCGGATTATTAGGAACTACGTTAGCATTGACCATGCAAATTGGGATGATGACTGTTGACTGGCCTATGATCGTAGGTGGTAAGGACTTCCTTCCTTTTCCCACATTTATCCCTGTAACTTTTGAATTGACCGTTCTTCTAGGTGCCTTTGGTATGGTAGGTACTTTCTTCGTAGTGAGTGACTTGAAACCTTGGGCAAAGCCAAGAATATTTGACTTACGCATCACGGACGATAAACACATCGTAGCTGTGGATTTGGATAAGAATAATATGAGCGAAGCAGATATCAAAAAAGCTTTGGCAGATGCAGGTGCTCAGGAAGTGAATAACAAGCAGTTCGACTAA
- a CDS encoding quinol:cytochrome C oxidoreductase: MSDEKYIFSAGAKRNILITLVVGLVLAAIGVVMMNMGGHHDAHGAEAAADAGHHGFRWTQRLYANLWINNLFFTGLSAIGIFFIAIQYVAQAGWSVGFKRIAMAMASWLPIGAVLMIVVFLIANHDLFHWTHEYLYDKADARFDEILYNKKGYLNFGFYMARMVGFFAVWYLLFTQIRKQMLAEDIDGGVSHWKKNVTLSAIFLVFFGYSSSIAAWDWVMSIDPHWFSTMFGWYVFASWWVSGLALIAFIAVLLKDKGYLSIVNANHLHDIGKFIWGFSIFWTYIWFSQFLLIYYANIPEETIYFVERWRSDKYVTYFFLNLILNFFLPFLLLLPREAKRHTRFLKVVPPIILFGHWIDFYLMVTPGTLKENGGFGLLEVGLIMVYASAFVYTVLHSLAKHPLVAKNHPMMEESLHHHI, encoded by the coding sequence ATGAGCGACGAAAAATATATATTCTCAGCAGGAGCCAAAAGAAACATTCTCATCACTTTGGTGGTAGGTTTGGTGTTGGCTGCTATCGGCGTAGTGATGATGAATATGGGTGGACATCATGATGCCCACGGTGCAGAAGCTGCCGCAGATGCAGGTCATCACGGTTTCCGTTGGACACAGCGTCTATATGCCAACCTTTGGATCAACAACCTGTTTTTCACAGGTCTATCAGCCATTGGTATTTTCTTTATTGCGATTCAGTATGTAGCACAAGCGGGCTGGTCGGTAGGATTCAAAAGAATTGCTATGGCTATGGCAAGTTGGTTGCCTATTGGTGCGGTATTGATGATTGTGGTTTTCTTGATTGCTAATCATGACCTGTTTCACTGGACACACGAATACTTGTACGACAAAGCAGATGCTAGATTCGACGAGATTCTATATAATAAGAAAGGCTATTTAAACTTTGGGTTCTATATGGCTAGAATGGTAGGTTTCTTTGCTGTTTGGTATCTGTTGTTTACACAAATCAGAAAGCAGATGCTTGCTGAAGATATTGATGGTGGTGTGAGTCACTGGAAGAAGAATGTCACCTTATCTGCGATCTTTTTAGTATTTTTTGGATACTCTTCAAGTATTGCTGCTTGGGATTGGGTAATGTCTATCGATCCTCACTGGTTTAGTACCATGTTTGGTTGGTATGTATTTGCTAGCTGGTGGGTATCAGGTTTGGCATTGATCGCTTTTATTGCGGTTCTCCTAAAGGACAAAGGTTACTTGTCTATAGTCAACGCAAACCACTTACACGACATTGGAAAATTCATCTGGGGCTTTAGTATTTTCTGGACATACATCTGGTTCTCTCAGTTCCTCTTGATCTATTATGCTAACATTCCTGAAGAAACCATCTACTTTGTGGAGAGATGGAGAAGTGACAAATATGTGACATACTTCTTCTTAAACTTGATCTTAAATTTCTTCTTGCCATTCTTATTGCTATTGCCAAGAGAGGCTAAAAGACATACAAGGTTCTTGAAGGTAGTTCCTCCAATCATCCTGTTTGGACACTGGATAGATTTCTACTTGATGGTCACTCCAGGTACGCTAAAAGAAAACGGCGGTTTTGGATTGCTAGAAGTAGGTTTGATCATGGTATATGCATCTGCATTCGTTTATACGGTGTTGCATTCTTTGGCTAAGCACCCATTGGTAGCTAAGAATCACCCAATGATGGAAGAATCACTGCATCATCATATTTAA